A genomic window from Solanum stenotomum isolate F172 chromosome 10, ASM1918654v1, whole genome shotgun sequence includes:
- the LOC125878294 gene encoding uncharacterized protein LOC125878294, producing MENEHDDTSCLRTRRKTSSSLSCCFINSHRRSDLLIESSPSPSRFSSCWFRNKIKHDHNSPEIRGKCKSFIHRMGRHRRHVSADFSYDPLSYAMNFDDDDEPYEEFPARNFAARLPLSPPSKDKIPITNMQSKSFKLPDRRSRAIQDVRRSLEMPITQVNNAILTEDAKNTF from the coding sequence ATGGAGAATGAACATGATGATACATCATGTTTAAGGACTAGACGTAAAACATCGTCGAGTCTATCATGTTGCTTCATTAATAGCCATCGTCGTTCGGACCTGTTAATTGAGTCTTCGCCAAGTCCTTCGAGATTCTCGTCCTGTTGGTTCCgtaacaaaataaaacatgatcataatTCGCCGGAGATTAGAGGAAAATGTAAGAGCTTCATCCATCGTATGGGTAGACATCGTCGCCATGTATCGGCAGATTTTAGCTATGATCCCCTTAGTTATGCTATGAactttgatgatgatgatgaaccTTACGAGGAATTTCCTGCAAGGAACTTTGCAGCAAGATTGCCATTATCTCCTCCTTCCAAAGACAAAATACCAATCACCAATATGCAGAGTAAAAGCTTTAAATTGCCAGACCGAAGGTCACGAGCCATACAAGACGTAAGGAGAAGCCTTGAAATGCCAATCACTCAAGTAAACAATGCCATTTTAACAGAAGATGCAAAAAACACCTTTTGA